One genomic segment of Alosa sapidissima isolate fAloSap1 chromosome 13, fAloSap1.pri, whole genome shotgun sequence includes these proteins:
- the LOC121680601 gene encoding myotubularin-related protein 3 isoform X2, with product MDEEDQQSPEAGKASLTLSRKSPVLEEDNLQVPFSELHGECVEYVGRAEDAIIAMSSYRLHINFKESVINVPLQLIESVECRDMFQLQVICKDCKVIRCQFAQAEQCQDWLKRLGAVARPPAQLEQLFAFSFHVHTDEQQQPHNEICRAGDHVTSRFKNEVERMGFDMDSAWRISEINRGFRLCSSYPELLLVPASVTDKELENVAAFRSWKRFPVVVYRHQSTGAVIGRCGQPEVSWWGWRSAEDEQLVQAIAKACTSNGNAIVPLSNGSCGHAHTNGTNGNADPVANGDVEAEPTATPPEKLLILDARSYAAAVANRAKGGGCECPEYYPNCEVVFMGMANIHSIRKSFQCLRSLCAQVPDPANWLSALESTKWLQHLSLLLKAALLVINAVDRDRRPVLVHCSDGWDRTPQIVALSKLLLDPFYRTIEGFQVLVETEWLDFGHKFADRCGHGEKADDLNERCPVFLQWLDCVHQLQRQFPCSFQFNEAFLVKLVQHTYSCLFGTFLCNSGKEREESCVQQKTCSVWSLMRPAHRAFRNILYSPHSETVLHPVCHVRNLMVWSAVYLPGSSPSTPCEESCAPYPAHKASSEDTPNGRLPKTRSVDDLPLACEGGPPPSRRCSDPNLRALEIAMATSPDGNECPNGLDDEASLSPEQPDSEMAPEERPDGEEPSDRAEMNEEPIRNGHSEEAGLSMAEGVAPAQMEHILQEAREEVNGAASSGPLSEDISEDFTPSTLSTPTPSPSEASSAVPAPADRQDPITQLCEEMVEQALEYAVSEPSPPPRVTVPLPPGGHMTNGHCDGQAEEPLTPPPGHVEDGGGGGSELSSAVQPEAPHCPLETAAPAAHTPPHTPPQEEPQTQPAPPEPPRTLNGLRLPSHGALHPLPSSSSPSSSSSSSSSSPSPAAAVCNGETHPVVNGSRRPLSRQASGTSPCGGLPLPRRASGLVPRARGEAAATAAAPPAGHLEEDGLSVHSDAVQVRLQQMEAGHQLQVENLKWQVQQLWSRLRVNVELPSELTSLPDGENNLEPVCLSRCSSEFFSEGSWEQVEQREPEMTRWYPDHLATHCYGCETKFWLAARKHHCRNCGNVFCASCCDQKVAVPNQQLFEPNRVCKACYGHLRLTSVPPADLELEKPITASSN from the exons ATG GATGAGGAGGACCAGCAGAGTCCAGAAGCAGGCAAGGCCAGCCTGACCCTCTCCAGGAAGAGCCCTGTGCTGGAGGAAGACAACCTGCAG GTTCCCTTCTCAGAGCTTCATGGCGAGTGTGTGGAGTATGTGGGCAGGGCGGAGGATGCCATCATCGCCATGTCCAGCTACCGGCTGCACATCAACTTCAAAGAGAGCGTCATCAAC GTTCCCCTGCAGCTGATCGAGAGCGTGGAGTGCCGGGACATGTTTCAGCTGCAGGTCATCTGCAAAGACTGCAAGGTCATCAG GTGTCAGTTTGCGCAGGCGGAGCAGTGCCAGGACTGGCTGAAGCGTCTGGGTGCAGTGGCGCGGCCGCCGGCTCAGCTGGAGCAGCTCTTCGCCTTCTCCTTCCACGTCCACACCGacgagcagcagcagccccacaACGAGATCTGCAgagcag GTGACCACGTGACGTCCCGCTTCAAGAACGAAGTGGAGCGCATGGGCTTCGACATGGACAGCGCGTGGAGGATATCAGAGATCAACCGTGGCTTCAG GCTCTGCTCCAGCTACCCGGagctcctgctggtgccggcgTCGGTCACGGACAAGGAGCTGGAGAACGTGGCCGCCTTCCGCTCCTGGAAGAGGTTCCCCGTGGTGGTGTACAG GCACCAGAGCACGGGCGCGGTGATTGGCCGCTGCGGGCAGCCCGAGGTCAGCTGGTGGGGCTGGCGGAGTGCCGAGGATGAGCAGCTGGTGCAGGCCATCGCCAAGGCCTGCACCTCTAACGGCAATGCGATCGTGCCGCTTAGCAACGGCTCCTGTGGTCACGCGCACACCAACGGCACTAACGGGAACGCAG ATCCTGTTGCCAATGGTGATGTGGAGGCGGAGCCAACAGCTACACCTCCAGAGAAGCTGCTGATATTGGATGCCAGGTCATATGCTGCTGCAGTAGCCAATCGGGCGAAAGGGGGCGGCTGCGAATGTCCAG AGTACTATCCCAACTGTGAGGTGGTGTTCATGGGCATGGCCAACATCCACTCCATCAGGAAGAGCTTCCAGTGCCTGCGTTCGCTCTGTGCCCAGGTGCCCGACCCGGCCAA ttGGCTGTCTGCTCTGGAGAGCACAAAGTGGCTGCAGCACCTGTCCCTGCTGCTGAAGGCGGCGCTGCTGGTGATCAACGCGGTGGACCGCGACCGCCGGCCCGTGCTGGTGCACTGCTCCGACGGCTGGGACCGCACGCCCCAGATCGTGGCTCTCTCCAAACTCCTGCTGGACCCCTTCTACCGCACCATAGAG GGCTTCCAGGTGCTGGTGGAGACCGAGTGGCTGGACTTCGGCCACAAGTTCGCCGACCGCTGCGGCCACGGCGAGAAGGCGGACGACCTGAACGAACGCTGTCCCGTCTTCCTGCAGTGGCTGGACTGCGTTCACCAGCTGCAGAGGCAGTTCCCCTGCTCCTTCCAGTTCAACGAGGCCTTCCTG gtGAAGTTGGTGCAGCACACATACTCGTGTCTGTTCGGGACCTTCCTGTGTAACAGTGGGAAAGAGCGGGAGGAGAGCTGTGTGCAGCAGAAGACCTGCTCGGTGTGGTCACTGATGCGTCCAGCACACAGAGCCTTCCGGAACATTCTCTACTCACCACACTCCGAGACG gtgctgcATCCAGTGTGCCACGTGCGTAATCTGATGGTGTGGAGTGCCGTGTACCTGCCCGGCTcgtccccctccaccccctgtGAGGAGTCGTGTGCTCCCTACCCCGCCCACAAGGCCTCCTCTGAGGACACGCCCAACGGCAG gcttccCAAGACACGTTCTGTTGATGACCTACCGTTGGCCTGCGAGGGAGGACCTCCCCCTAGTCGTCGCTGCAGTGACCCCAACCTCCGTGCTCTGGAGATTGCCATGGCAACGTCGCCGGACGGTAACGAATGTCCTAATGGTCTGGACGATGAGGCCAGTCTAAGCCCAGAACAGCCGGACTCGGAGATGGCGCCGGAGGAGCGGCCTGACGGGGAGGAGCCGAGCGACCGGGCGGAGATGAACGAGGAGCCAATCAGAAATGGGCACTCGGAGGAGGCGGGTCTGTCCATGGCCGAGGGCGTGGCGCCGGCTCAGATGGAGCACATCCTCCAGGAGGCCCGGGAGGAGGTCAACGGAGCAGCGTCCAGCGGCCCTCTCTCCGAGGACATCAGCGAGGACTTCACCCCGTCCACTCTCTCCACACCCACACCGTCTCCCTCTGAGGCGTCTTCGGCGGTGCCTGCGCCGGCTGATCGTCAGGACCCCATCACCCAGCTGTGCGAGGAGATGGTGGAGCAGGCCCTCGAGTACGCCGTCAGCGAGCCCTCACCACCGCCACGCGTCACCGTGCCCCTCCCGCCCGGCGGTCACATGACCAACGGCCACTGCGATGGCCAGGCAGAGGAGCCGCTCACTCCCCCTCCCGGCCATGTGGAGGATGGCGGTGGCGGCGGCAGCGAACTCTCTTCTGCCGTCCAGCCCGAGGCGCCGCACTGCCCCCTGGAGACGGCCGCTCCAGCCGCCCACACACCCCCTCACACTCCCCCTCAAGAGGAGCCCCAAACACAGCCTGCGCCGCCCGAGCCGCCCCGAACTCTCAACGGCCTCCGCTTGCCTTCCCACGGTGCCTTgcatcccctcccctcctcctcctccccctcctcttcctcctcctcctcctcctcttccccctctcccgcTGCCGCCGTGTGCAACGGCGAGACCCACCCCGTGGTCAACGGCTCCCGCCGGCCCCTCAGCCGCCAGGCGTCGGGCACGTCCCCGTGCGGTGGTCTCCCTCTCCCGCGCAGGGCCTCGGGGTTGGTCCCGCGGGCGCGCGGCGAGGCGGCAGCGACGGCAGCAGCTCCCCCTGCTGGCCACCTGGAGGAGGACGGGCTGAGCGTGCACAGCGACGCCGTGCAGGTGCGCCTGCAGCAGATGGAGGCCGGACACCAGCTGCAGGTGGAGAACCTCAAGTGGCAGGTGCAGCAGCTGTGGAGCCGACTGCGCGTCAACGTGGAACTGCCCAGCGAGCTG ACGTCTCTCCCGGATGGTGAGAATAATCTGGAGCCCGTGTGTCTGTCACGCTGCAGTTCCGAGTTCTTCTCCGAGGGCAGTTGGGAGCAGGTGGAGCAGCGGGAACCAGAG ATGACCCGGTGGTATCCAGATCACTTAGCAACACACTGCTATGGATGTGAGACCAAGTTCTGGCTGGCAGCGAGGAAACACCACTGCag GAACTGTGGGAACGTGTTCTGCGCTAGCTGCTGTGACCAGAAGGTGGCGGTTCCCAACCAGCAGCTGTTTGAGCCCAACCGTGTGTGCAAGGCCTGCTACGGACACCTGCGCCTGACTTCAGTGCCCCCCGCCGACCTGGAGCTGGAGAAGCCAATCACAGCCAGCTCCAactga
- the LOC121680601 gene encoding myotubularin-related protein 3 isoform X1, whose translation MDEEDQQSPEAGKASLTLSRKSPVLEEDNLQVPFSELHGECVEYVGRAEDAIIAMSSYRLHINFKESVINVPLQLIESVECRDMFQLQVICKDCKVIRCQFAQAEQCQDWLKRLGAVARPPAQLEQLFAFSFHVHTDEQQQPHNEICRAGDHVTSRFKNEVERMGFDMDSAWRISEINRGFRLCSSYPELLLVPASVTDKELENVAAFRSWKRFPVVVYRHQSTGAVIGRCGQPEVSWWGWRSAEDEQLVQAIAKACTSNGNAIVPLSNGSCGHAHTNGTNGNADPVANGDVEAEPTATPPEKLLILDARSYAAAVANRAKGGGCECPEYYPNCEVVFMGMANIHSIRKSFQCLRSLCAQVPDPANWLSALESTKWLQHLSLLLKAALLVINAVDRDRRPVLVHCSDGWDRTPQIVALSKLLLDPFYRTIEGFQVLVETEWLDFGHKFADRCGHGEKADDLNERCPVFLQWLDCVHQLQRQFPCSFQFNEAFLVKLVQHTYSCLFGTFLCNSGKEREESCVQQKTCSVWSLMRPAHRAFRNILYSPHSETVLHPVCHVRNLMVWSAVYLPGSSPSTPCEESCAPYPAHKASSEDTPNGRLPKTRSVDDLPLACEGGPPPSRRCSDPNLRALEIAMATSPDGNECPNGLDDEASLSPEQPDSEMAPEERPDGEEPSDRAEMNEEPIRNGHSEEAGLSMAEGVAPAQMEHILQEAREEVNGAASSGPLSEDISEDFTPSTLSTPTPSPSEASSAVPAPADRQDPITQLCEEMVEQALEYAVSEPSPPPRVTVPLPPGGHMTNGHCDGQAEEPLTPPPGHVEDGGGGGSELSSAVQPEAPHCPLETAAPAAHTPPHTPPQEEPQTQPAPPEPPRTLNGLRLPSHGALHPLPSSSSPSSSSSSSSSSPSPAAAVCNGETHPVVNGSRRPLSRQASGTSPCGGLPLPRRASGLVPRARGEAAATAAAPPAGHLEEDGLSVHSDAVQVRLQQMEAGHQLQVENLKWQVQQLWSRLRVNVELPSELTSLPDGENNLEPVCLSRCSSEFFSEGSWEQVEQREPEMTRWYPDHLATHCYGCETKFWLAARKHHCSAREPVEEAWNCGNVFCASCCDQKVAVPNQQLFEPNRVCKACYGHLRLTSVPPADLELEKPITASSN comes from the exons ATG GATGAGGAGGACCAGCAGAGTCCAGAAGCAGGCAAGGCCAGCCTGACCCTCTCCAGGAAGAGCCCTGTGCTGGAGGAAGACAACCTGCAG GTTCCCTTCTCAGAGCTTCATGGCGAGTGTGTGGAGTATGTGGGCAGGGCGGAGGATGCCATCATCGCCATGTCCAGCTACCGGCTGCACATCAACTTCAAAGAGAGCGTCATCAAC GTTCCCCTGCAGCTGATCGAGAGCGTGGAGTGCCGGGACATGTTTCAGCTGCAGGTCATCTGCAAAGACTGCAAGGTCATCAG GTGTCAGTTTGCGCAGGCGGAGCAGTGCCAGGACTGGCTGAAGCGTCTGGGTGCAGTGGCGCGGCCGCCGGCTCAGCTGGAGCAGCTCTTCGCCTTCTCCTTCCACGTCCACACCGacgagcagcagcagccccacaACGAGATCTGCAgagcag GTGACCACGTGACGTCCCGCTTCAAGAACGAAGTGGAGCGCATGGGCTTCGACATGGACAGCGCGTGGAGGATATCAGAGATCAACCGTGGCTTCAG GCTCTGCTCCAGCTACCCGGagctcctgctggtgccggcgTCGGTCACGGACAAGGAGCTGGAGAACGTGGCCGCCTTCCGCTCCTGGAAGAGGTTCCCCGTGGTGGTGTACAG GCACCAGAGCACGGGCGCGGTGATTGGCCGCTGCGGGCAGCCCGAGGTCAGCTGGTGGGGCTGGCGGAGTGCCGAGGATGAGCAGCTGGTGCAGGCCATCGCCAAGGCCTGCACCTCTAACGGCAATGCGATCGTGCCGCTTAGCAACGGCTCCTGTGGTCACGCGCACACCAACGGCACTAACGGGAACGCAG ATCCTGTTGCCAATGGTGATGTGGAGGCGGAGCCAACAGCTACACCTCCAGAGAAGCTGCTGATATTGGATGCCAGGTCATATGCTGCTGCAGTAGCCAATCGGGCGAAAGGGGGCGGCTGCGAATGTCCAG AGTACTATCCCAACTGTGAGGTGGTGTTCATGGGCATGGCCAACATCCACTCCATCAGGAAGAGCTTCCAGTGCCTGCGTTCGCTCTGTGCCCAGGTGCCCGACCCGGCCAA ttGGCTGTCTGCTCTGGAGAGCACAAAGTGGCTGCAGCACCTGTCCCTGCTGCTGAAGGCGGCGCTGCTGGTGATCAACGCGGTGGACCGCGACCGCCGGCCCGTGCTGGTGCACTGCTCCGACGGCTGGGACCGCACGCCCCAGATCGTGGCTCTCTCCAAACTCCTGCTGGACCCCTTCTACCGCACCATAGAG GGCTTCCAGGTGCTGGTGGAGACCGAGTGGCTGGACTTCGGCCACAAGTTCGCCGACCGCTGCGGCCACGGCGAGAAGGCGGACGACCTGAACGAACGCTGTCCCGTCTTCCTGCAGTGGCTGGACTGCGTTCACCAGCTGCAGAGGCAGTTCCCCTGCTCCTTCCAGTTCAACGAGGCCTTCCTG gtGAAGTTGGTGCAGCACACATACTCGTGTCTGTTCGGGACCTTCCTGTGTAACAGTGGGAAAGAGCGGGAGGAGAGCTGTGTGCAGCAGAAGACCTGCTCGGTGTGGTCACTGATGCGTCCAGCACACAGAGCCTTCCGGAACATTCTCTACTCACCACACTCCGAGACG gtgctgcATCCAGTGTGCCACGTGCGTAATCTGATGGTGTGGAGTGCCGTGTACCTGCCCGGCTcgtccccctccaccccctgtGAGGAGTCGTGTGCTCCCTACCCCGCCCACAAGGCCTCCTCTGAGGACACGCCCAACGGCAG gcttccCAAGACACGTTCTGTTGATGACCTACCGTTGGCCTGCGAGGGAGGACCTCCCCCTAGTCGTCGCTGCAGTGACCCCAACCTCCGTGCTCTGGAGATTGCCATGGCAACGTCGCCGGACGGTAACGAATGTCCTAATGGTCTGGACGATGAGGCCAGTCTAAGCCCAGAACAGCCGGACTCGGAGATGGCGCCGGAGGAGCGGCCTGACGGGGAGGAGCCGAGCGACCGGGCGGAGATGAACGAGGAGCCAATCAGAAATGGGCACTCGGAGGAGGCGGGTCTGTCCATGGCCGAGGGCGTGGCGCCGGCTCAGATGGAGCACATCCTCCAGGAGGCCCGGGAGGAGGTCAACGGAGCAGCGTCCAGCGGCCCTCTCTCCGAGGACATCAGCGAGGACTTCACCCCGTCCACTCTCTCCACACCCACACCGTCTCCCTCTGAGGCGTCTTCGGCGGTGCCTGCGCCGGCTGATCGTCAGGACCCCATCACCCAGCTGTGCGAGGAGATGGTGGAGCAGGCCCTCGAGTACGCCGTCAGCGAGCCCTCACCACCGCCACGCGTCACCGTGCCCCTCCCGCCCGGCGGTCACATGACCAACGGCCACTGCGATGGCCAGGCAGAGGAGCCGCTCACTCCCCCTCCCGGCCATGTGGAGGATGGCGGTGGCGGCGGCAGCGAACTCTCTTCTGCCGTCCAGCCCGAGGCGCCGCACTGCCCCCTGGAGACGGCCGCTCCAGCCGCCCACACACCCCCTCACACTCCCCCTCAAGAGGAGCCCCAAACACAGCCTGCGCCGCCCGAGCCGCCCCGAACTCTCAACGGCCTCCGCTTGCCTTCCCACGGTGCCTTgcatcccctcccctcctcctcctccccctcctcttcctcctcctcctcctcctcttccccctctcccgcTGCCGCCGTGTGCAACGGCGAGACCCACCCCGTGGTCAACGGCTCCCGCCGGCCCCTCAGCCGCCAGGCGTCGGGCACGTCCCCGTGCGGTGGTCTCCCTCTCCCGCGCAGGGCCTCGGGGTTGGTCCCGCGGGCGCGCGGCGAGGCGGCAGCGACGGCAGCAGCTCCCCCTGCTGGCCACCTGGAGGAGGACGGGCTGAGCGTGCACAGCGACGCCGTGCAGGTGCGCCTGCAGCAGATGGAGGCCGGACACCAGCTGCAGGTGGAGAACCTCAAGTGGCAGGTGCAGCAGCTGTGGAGCCGACTGCGCGTCAACGTGGAACTGCCCAGCGAGCTG ACGTCTCTCCCGGATGGTGAGAATAATCTGGAGCCCGTGTGTCTGTCACGCTGCAGTTCCGAGTTCTTCTCCGAGGGCAGTTGGGAGCAGGTGGAGCAGCGGGAACCAGAG ATGACCCGGTGGTATCCAGATCACTTAGCAACACACTGCTATGGATGTGAGACCAAGTTCTGGCTGGCAGCGAGGAAACACCACTGCag tGCCAGAGAGCCTGTTGAAGAAGCCTG GAACTGTGGGAACGTGTTCTGCGCTAGCTGCTGTGACCAGAAGGTGGCGGTTCCCAACCAGCAGCTGTTTGAGCCCAACCGTGTGTGCAAGGCCTGCTACGGACACCTGCGCCTGACTTCAGTGCCCCCCGCCGACCTGGAGCTGGAGAAGCCAATCACAGCCAGCTCCAactga